The segment GTTGATTTACAGTAATATTATCTTCAGCTGTACATCCTCTATCATCAGTAACAGTTACCGAATAAACATCCTGTGGGATAAGTGATAGAGTATCAAATGCTGCAGACGTAAAGGTTCTTATGTCGTTAGGGTTTGTAGAATTAAACCACTCAAAGGTGTAAAGTCCTGTACCACCGCCAGCATTGGCTAAAATGACTGCATCAGAATATCCAAAGCAAGAGATATCAACACCATTATAATCGGATAAAATTGATAAATCAACTGTAATAGGTGACGGCTCGCCAATCGTAACTGGTGAATATACAGTAGTACAACCGTTATCATCTTCAACCTCTAATTGATATGAGCCTGGCAATAAGCCATTAACAGTGGGATTTACTGCTGAAAGGTTGGCAGGCCATAGGTTTATTCCTTGACTATTTTGCCAACTAAACCCATATACGCCTGAACTGACAGTCCCACCAGAAACTGTAACGACAGAAGCACTACCGTCTGATGCTGAAGTACAACTGACATCTTCAGAGCTAATAGAAACACTGATTGGCTCTGGGGTTAATATTTCAATATTTTCTAGTTCGTCTGTACAACCCAATGAATCTCTTACAGTAGCGTTATAAGTGCCTCCAGCTAAGTTCTGGAAAGTTGACAAGTTTTGCCAACTCACACCACCATTAATAGAGAACTCGTAGAAAGGTGTGCCTCCAGTGGCATTCAATGAAATTTGACCATCGGTATCGTTGTAACATAAATTATTAACTGCACCTATAAGGACTAAATCTGGTGAACTCGTTTGTGAAATAAATACACTGTCTATAGTGTAGCAGGAATTGATATCCCATACATGAACATAAATTAAACCATCTGTTAAATTTTGTGGATTTGAACTTTGCGATGTTGGGTTCAGACTTCCATCTTGTAATAGTAATGGTAACTGATAGGCGTCATCATAAGTCCAAAGAATTGTGTAAGAGCCTACACCTCCTATGATATTAACATTAGCTGTTGCATCCCAACCTAAACAACTTTCTTGAGTGGATGAAACTCCAGTAATTTCTAATTCTGCAGGCTCACCAACATAGAAGGAATTATTTAATAATTCACAGCCATTTGAATCTTCTAAATCGTAAAAATACATGCCTTCAGAAAGCCCCGTCAACAAGAACGTATCCGCTGAAACCACAGTAACCGTTACAGAAGACGGAAGTGAAGAAATAGTATATCCAGGTGTCCCTCCATTAGCAATAACTAATACTTCGCCATCAGAGGAAGAATTACAAAGCGCACTAGTTACTATATGAGAAACAGAAAGAGGTGCTGGTTCAAAAATTTCGTAAGATGTTTGAGCTACACATCCATTAGCATCTTGAACAGATAGGTCATAAACTCCTGCAGAAAGACCTGTAATTGAGTCAACAGTAATTTGTTGAGAAAACCCTGGATCGTTAACAAACAACCAATAGTAGTTTCCTGGAAAAGGATTACCACCAGATATATCTAAAAACAACTTACCATTGTCGGCACCGTTACATGTAAGAGTAGATGTAGAAAGTAATGTATTAACAGATAGCGAAATTGGTGGGTTTTCGTTAATTGTAACTGGCTGACTCCAAGTATCAACACATGACGTTGTATCAACTACAGATAATGTATATGTTCCAGCAGGAAGATTATCAATTATTGTAATCGTATCTGATGAAACAAAGCTTCCTGCAATACCAGACAATGTAAATGTAAATGGTAATGCTTCACCTAAAGCTTTAATTTCTAATTCACCATCGCTTCCACCAAAACATAGGTTATCGGTAACTGTAACAGATTGAATTTCAACATCAACAATTTTTGGGATAAATACATTCACTGTTTTCTCACATGTAAGTTGATCTGTTATTTTTACTAAGGTATTGCCTGAAGGTAATGATGTAGCTGTTGAGGTCAATTGACCGGAAGACAACCACTCAAAGGAATAGCCTGATTGACCTCCAGAAGGATTCACTGTAGCAGCACCATTGGAATTACTACAAGTTTCAGAAACTATATTAGTAAACGTTGCAGTAATTTCTGTGTTCTGCTGAATAACCAAAGTGTCAACAAAAGAGCATGAGTTATTGTCAATTGCTGTAACAGTATATGCGCCACTTGGCAGTTGATTAACTGTAAGGTTATTTAATGCCGTTGAACTTGTAACACCTAATGAACCGGGTTCATGCGTAATTGATGAATAAGGGGTTGTCCCACCTAAAACATCTACAGAAATTTGACCTGTTGATGCACCAAAACAATTGACATCTAAAACGCTTGTATTGAATGACATTTGAGTTGGGTGAGTAAGGGTAAAGGTTAAAGTATCAGAACAGTTTTTAAAATCTGATAAGATGACTTGATAAATACCTTCTTCCAAATTATTTATGTAACTATTTGTACTAGTAGAACCTCCTAACCATGTATAATCATAAGGAAATGTTCCTCCTGAACCACTTACTGCTATAAAACCGTCTGAGCCTTCAAAGCAATTTGGGTTTGAAGATGAATCTGTGTTTAATACAAGAGGACTAGGCTGAGAAATATTAATTGGTAATATTGAAGAAGTACATCCAGCAGTGTCAGTAGCAAAAACAGTGTAATTACCCGCACCTATGTTTAGCTGAGTATTCGTAGCTCCTGTAAAAGCAGCTCCATCTTTAGTCCAAGTGTAAACCAAAGTTCCTTGACCTCCATTTGCATTAATTGAAATTGAACCATCTGATAATCCAAAACAAGATGGGGTTGTAGTTGATTGAACTGAAAGAATTAACTGAGCGGGTTCTGTGATTTGAATTACTGAGTTAAACGGACAGTTATTTCCGTCAATTACTGAAACATTATACGAGCCTACTGTCAAATTTGAATAATAATTTGAATCTGAGGAAGTAAATGATGGCACCAAAGTGTCGACTGTAAAAGTATATGGAGTTGTTCCTTGGGAAGCAGAAACAGAAAGATTTGCATCTGCAGAATTAAAACAGGATAAAGGTGTAGAGGTTGTTGATACACTTAAAAAAGAAATATCTTCTATTGAAATAGTAGTATCAAATTCACAAGCATTTGCATCAGAAAGTGTGAAATTGTAACTACCATCAGAAAGATTATCATATACACCATTACTCTGAATCACCCCGTCTAAATCAAATTGGTAAGGTAGAAGACCTCCTAAACCATCAACTTCAAATAAAGCTAATGTATCTTTACAAAAAATCGTATCGAGTGTCAATATATCAATACCAAGTTGTGAGTATTCAAAAATTTCAATTTGAAGAGAAGCAATACAACCGTTAACATCTATAGCTTCAACAGTATAAGTTCCTGATGATAAATTGTCAAATACAGATGCGGCTTGCCAAGCTGATGCATCAATTCTGTATTGGTAACCAGCCGTTCCGCCAGAAGCCAAAACTTCTAAACTACCAGTACTTTCACCAAAACAATCAACGGAATCTGAACTGACTACTGTTAACTGAATAGCTGAGATTGTATCTAAAACCGTGTAAACTGAATTGTAAATACAGCCGTTAGCATCTGTAACTTCAAGATTGTAATCTCCTCCCTCTACAGAAGTAATATCTTCACTGCTTGAAGTGAAACCATTCGGGCCTGTCCAAGAAAATGTATAATCTAATGTATCTATTACATTACCTGTACTGTTATTAATTTTTAATCCTACACCACCACTAACATCAATCTGCACTTCTCCATCAAACTGAGAATTACAAAGAACATTAGTTATGTTTTCATCAACATGCAAACTATCTGGCTCTCTGAGAGTAACCGAACGCACTATTTCACATCCAGTTGACGAAGTAAATAAAATAAAATAGTCCCCTGCACAAAGTCCCGTTTGACTAGCGTTATCAGCGGCAATTGAATAAAAAGGAACGCCAGCTACTGTATCTTGATAAAAGGCTATTGTATATGTCTCTGGAGAAGGGTCTGGAGAAGGGAAAATATTCACATATATTTCACCGTCACAAACCCCATAGCAACTAACATTATAACCATTAAAATTAAATGCTGGAGTAAATTGACTAGAGTTAAAAACCACTTCAGAAAGCGTATCTTGAATATTACATGTATCAACACCAGAAATGATAGTAACATCATAAACTCCACCGTCTAATCCGGTAAGTAAAAAAGTGTCTTCGGAGAATACATTGTTGTAAGTTGAATTGTCTGGAAAGCCTACCTCAAGGGTATAAGGGGGCGTAAGCCCAGAGCCAGGAACAATTTCTAATATCCCATTATTGTTACATTCGTCATCCTGTAATACATTAACAGTACATTGGGCATTTGACTGTATTGCCGTGAAAAAACTAGCAAGAAGAAAAGCTATAATCTTTGCCTTATCTGATATTTTCAAAATATTTAAGTTTTAGATTATCTAAAATTTTGCATTGCAAGATACAAAAATTAACAATCTTTCGAACATAAATGCTTATAAGTACAAAAGAAATAAACACATTTTTGTTGATGATGTAGCTCGTTCAATTTGAATAATGGAATTGAATTCGATTAAGTATAATTAATTTGCTAAGTTTGTTACCATATCAAAGCCCTTTAAGCATGAAATCTAATTCTTACAAAGAACGCCATCTTTTTATGGGGGTATTCTTGCTAAAAAGCACTCAATTATATCTTATTTTATTAAGACTCAAAAAACACTTTTACATTGAAATATGCTCATATGTTTTATACATTTCAGCACTCATTTTTTTTATCGTTAATTGAGTGAAGTTTTGATAACCTTTTCACTACTTAGCAAGCTAGATTGGTTGAAAATCTGCAAATAATACAGGCCATTGGTCAAAACTTTGGTGGATATTTTTGACTGTAAATCTCTTATTTTCGACTGCATTACCTTTCTTCCAAAATTATCAAAAATCACAATCCTATCAAATTCGACATCACTATCAATATTTAATACTTCAGTTGTTGGATTGGGATAAATTTTTGTTGAGGTTAATCCTACAGCATCCACTGAAACTGTTTCGCAAATGATATTATATAGAAAATCGCTTATGAATGGAACTGCTGTTTGAGAAATATTAGTAATTGGAGCAGCATGTCCTCCAGAGTTAAAGGTGTATAAGTCATTCTGTACGCCCAATGTTTCAAGTGTAGTGTGAATTTCTCCTGAGCCACATAAAATCGGAAAAGCATCGTTTCCTAATGCATTGTCGCATTCATAACTTACGGTATTGTCATCTGAGGCATGCACACTAACTATTGGCTCATCCTCTGAATCAAAAAAAGCTAAGGATTGTATAGCTCCTGCCAAACTTATTGCTCCAATTACTTCTGAAGAATAGCCTTCGTTACCGCTATTACCCTCAATACCTCCAGAATTATCAAAAAACTCTTGAAGATCATTAGGAATATCATCACTATCTACTGCAGACAAATGAACCGCAGTTACAGCTCCTGCCGAATAGCCACCCACAAAAATCTGATCTGGATTAATACCATAGCTATTTCCGTTTTCTGAAAAATCTTTTCTGAAAAATCTAACTGCAGCCTTCATGTCTGAAATAGAGTTTATCACGGTTTGCGTCAATATTTCTGAGGCGTTGGGTGAAATCAAACTAACCGTTGAGGTTAGCCTGTATTGAATTGAAGCAGTAAAATAGCATGGCTTGGCAAAGGCTTCACAAAGACTTATCATAGGAGGGTTATCTTTATTTCCAGCAACATAAACTCCGCCATGAGCAAAAACAATCAATGGTCGATTGGTAGCAGTATCGCCCACAGCTTGATAAATATCCATGTCCAAACCAGAGTCAGAGGATGACCAATCATAAACGTCAGTATATTCAACTGTAGTTTTTGAAATGTTTGAAAAAATTTCATCCTGATATCTCCCATCACATTGTCCAAAAACAACTTGTGAGACTAAAAATAGACTTAGTAGTAATAATTTTTTCATAATTCGAATTGATTTATTCATTTCCAAGTTTTGCCATTTGCTGCTCGATTTGCACATCCTCAATTTTAGAGAATAACAAGCTAGCTTTTCCTATTTGATGACCAGCATCAACGGACATGATTTCATCCCAGGATGACTTTTTAAGCTGAAGAATTTTATGCATTTTATTTGATGTAAAAGGCAAGAATGGCTCTGACAACACCATTAAATGATTAGCTATTTGTAAAGCGATGTTTAGTATTGTTTCGGTTCGTTTTTCATCTGTTTTTTTCAATTTCCAGGGCTCAGTATCTGCCAAGTATTTATTTCCCAATCGAGCAAGATTCATAAGCTCTGTCAACGCCTCTCTTAGCTTATATTTCTCTATTAACTCACCAATTTTTTGGGGAAAATCATTCATCTCGTCCAGGATAGATTGGTCGTAATTATCTAGTTCATGTCTTGCAGGAACTTTTCCTTCCCAATATTTATTAGTAAGAACAACCACTCTGTTGATGAAATTGCCAAAAATACCTACAAGCTCACTGTTATTTCTTGTCTGAAAATCAGACCAAGTGAAATCGGTGTCTTTTGATTCAGGAGCTGTTGAGCATAATGCATACCTCAAAACATCCTGCTGCCCCTCAAAGTCTTTCAGGTACTCATGTAGCCAAATTGCCCAATTCCTTGAGGTTGATAGTTTTTGCCCCTCAAGATTTAAAAACTCATTAGCTGGAACATTTTTAGGCAACACAAAACCTCCATGTACTTTTAGCAGTATTGGGAAAATTATAGCATGAAAAACAATATTGTCTTTACCAATGAAGTGGATAAGTTCAGCATCATTTTGCCAATAATCTGCCCACTCTTTACCATTATCCTTAGCCCATTGTTTAGTAGCTGAAATATATCCAATTGGTGCATCGAGCCAAACATACAACACCTTTCCATCCTCCCCTTTTATGGGCACTTTTACTCCCCAATCTAAATCTCGCGTCATCGCACGCTCTCTAAGTCCGCCATCAATCCAAGATTTGCATTGACCAATTACTTGCGAACGCCATTGACTTGGATCGTGTTTTTGCACTCCATCAAGCTCACCATTTTCAATCCAATTTTTAAGCCAATCGGCATGGTCTTGCATAGGTAAATACCAATGTTTTGTTTCTTTCTTTACTGGCTTATTACCACTCAAAGTAGATTTTGGGTTTAGCAATTCGGAAGGACTGAGGGCTGATCCACATTTTTCACATTGATCACCATAAGCTGAGTCATAACCACACTTAGGACAGCTTCCTACTATATAGCGATCGGCTAAAAATTGTGAATGTTCTTCATCATAAAATTGCTCCGATATTTTCTGAGTAAATGCACCTTTTTTGTTAAGTTCACTAAAAAAATCTTGAGAGGTTTTATGATGTAAGGGGTCAGACGTTCTGTGATAAATATCAAAATCAATGCCAAAATCGGCAAATGACTCTTTATTCAATTCGTGATATCTGTCAACAATTTCTTGAGGCTCAACGCCTTCTTTTTTAGCTCGAAGTGTAATGGCAGCTCCATGTTCATCCGAACCACAAATAAACACTACATCTTGTTGTTTTGCCCTTCTATACCTCACATAAATATCAGCTGGAAGGTAGGCGCCAGCAATATGCCCAATATGTAAAGGTCCATTAGCATAGGGCAATGCTGAAGTTACGGTGTAGCGCTTTTTTGTCATGAAAAATTTAAAAATATATCTTCGCAAAGATATTAAAAGAATAAAGACTTTTATGACGCTTAAAGAAGGATATATAAAGACTGTTCAAAACCTTAAGAAAGGGGATAAAATAGGCATTATTTCAACGGCTAGAAAAATCAATAATGAAGAACTAAAATTTGCTGTGCAGCTAATTGAAAAATGGGGTCTAGTGCCCGTGTTGGGTCAAAATATTTACAGTAGCGACAACCAATATGCTGGAAATGATAGTCAGCGTATTGAGGATATGCAATCTATGCTCGACAATTCGGAAATTAAAGCTATTCTGTGTGCGAGAGGAGGATATGGAAGTGTAAGAATAATAGACCGTTTAGATTTTTCTGCTTTTAAAAATCGACCGAAATGGATAGCCGGTTTTAGCGATGTAACAGTCATTCACTCTCATATAAGTAATTTTAACGTTCCGACCTTGCACAGTACAATGCCAATTAACTTTAAATCTAATACGGCAGCATCTGTCGATAGCCTAAAAAAAGCGCTTTTTGGCGAAGACATAGATATAAAATGTGTTAGTCATCCACTCAATAAAAATGGTAAAGGTAGTGGTCAAATTGTAGGAGGAAACCTCTCTATTCTTTACAGTTTAATTGGATCAGCGTCTGACATAGACACAGAAGGTAAAATTCTATTTATTGAAGATTTGGACGAATATCTGTATCACATTGATAGAATGATGATGAGCTTGAAAAGAAGTGGCAAACTCAGCTTTTTAAAAGGTTTAGTTGTTGGTGGAATGACAAAAATGAATGATAATATTATCCCTTTTGGAAAAACTGCAGAGCAAATTATTCTTGATGCTGTTTCGGAATATGATTACCCTGTATGTTTTGATTTCCCTTCGGGACACATTGATAATAATTTAGCTCTAAAACTCGGAGCATATGTTCGATTAGATGTCGGAAAAGATACATTACTACACTATGAATAAAGCCCATGAGCTAGGAAAAGAAGGAGAATCACTAGCTAAAAACTACTTAAGCCAAAAAAAATTTAACATACTGCACTCTAATTGGCGATGGGAAAAAGCTGAAATCGATATAATTGCTGAACACAACACTCAATTAGTGTTTATTGAAGTTAAAACTAGAAGAAACTTAAGGTTTGGAAATCCATCAGAATTTGTCAGTTTTAGAAAACAAGAGCTCATGAGGGATGCTGCTGAAGCCTACCTTGAACTGTATAAATTAAACAATGAAATACGTTTTGATATAATTGGTATTGTACTCAATTCCAGAGGAGAAAAGATTGAACACATACAAAACGCCTTTTAAATAGGTGTATTTAGTACATTTGCAAAAAAGAGATAGATGGCAAAGCAAATAAAAAAAAGTGTTGATAAGTCAGCGAATAAAGGAAGGGGCTCAAACGCTTCAAAAGGAAAACACGGTACGTCGGAGTCTTCTTCTCGAAATAGTGATTTTAAAAAGTCAGGACCAAAACCAAATAACAAGTCTTTCAAAAAGAGAATAACAAAAAAAGCCGTTAAAAGCACAAAACCAGGTATGCGATTAAATCAATTCATTGCTCATTCGGGCATAAGCTCAAGACGTGAAGCAGACGATTTGATAAAAGCTGGTTTAGTTGAAGTTAATGGCAAGATTGTGATAGAGATGGGCTTTAGAGTGTTGGAGACCGATGTCGTAAAATTCAATAACGAAAGCATTAGCTCAGAAACTAAACGCTACTTATTACTCAACAAACCGAAAGATTTTTTAACGCTAACAGACGACCCAAGGAAAAAAAATGTGTTTGAGTTAATTGCAAAGGCATGTAAAGAACGAATTTATCCTGTTGGAAGGCTAGACAAACAAACATCTGGGCTACTACTATTTACCAACGATGGTGAGCTTTCTAAAAAACTCACTAACCCTAGAAAACGTGTGAAGAAAATTTTTCATGTCACTTTAGATAAAAACTTAAAATCATCGGACATGCAAAAAATTGTTGAAGGCGTAATGGTTGATGGCTATAAAGTCGATATTGAGGCTATTTCATATATTCAAAACTCACCAAAAAAAGAAGTTGGTGTAGAAATACATATTGGTAAAAATAGCACCCTCAAAAATGTCTTTGATAAAATTGGATATAAAATTGTAAAATTAGACAGAGTTTATTTTGCTGGACTAACCAAAAAAGATATCTCTAGAGGTCGCTACAGGTTTTTATCAGAAAAAGAAATATCAATGTTAAAGATGATTTAAATTCTATACTAAACTTTGAATTATAGCCGTTAAAAAATTATGCGAATTGTAAAGCGAATTATTATAACACTAATAGTCTTAGGCGTTCTTGTCTTCGGGGCATCAGCTACTTTGATTTATTTGAAACAAGACAATCTAGAGCAGATTGTAATTGAGGAAATTAATAAGCAACTAATATCTGAAATTTTAGTTGAAGATATTTCATTTTCTGCCATCAAAAACTTCCCATACGTAAGTGTTGAGTTTGATAATCTTACCATCATAGATGCTTTCCAAGAAGATACTCTATGTAAATTAGATGAAGTAAACGTAAAGTTTAATGCTCTAGATCTCTACAACAAAATTTATTTAATTCAAGAAATTTCTTTAGCTAATGGATACGTGTCAATTTACTATAAAGATGGGCGTCCAAATTATGAAATTTGGAATACGGAAAGCGATACAATTGAATCTGAAAGTATCGATTTTGGGCTTGAAAATGTAGCACTTAACAATGTGAAAATTAATTATGTTGATGATGGGTTGGTAAGTTCTTTCATGAATAAAGAAACAAGACTTCAATTAAATATCGAAGACAGCGAAACATATATTGATATTAACGCTCAACTTTTAAACGAAAAATTACTGCTTAACAATATCAATCACTTTCCAAATGAAAATATCAATTTAAACACAAAAATGTCAATTGACTCATCAGGACTAGACATTACTACTGACTTGAGCGTAAAAGACATCCCTTTTAATTTAGATATAAATCAAACTAATAAAACCCTAAAGGTTTATGTAATAGCCAAAGAATTTGATGTCGTTTCTATATTAGATATTCTTCCAAAAGAGTATTTATCCGCTATTGAAGATTACGATATTTCAGGAAAAAGTTCCTTCAAGCTCGCCTATATAAGCGACCAACAAAAAGAGGCTGGAATTGATGTAGATTTTACGTTTAAAAACGGAACAATAAAAAGCGATGTTATTCCATTTGACTTGCAACAATTATCCCTAAATGGAAAATATACTAATGGTTCCAAAAGAACAGATGAAACTACTCTAATAGATTTAAAAGATATTCAGCTTATCGCCAACAATGAACCAATTCTTGCAAATGCTACCATTAATGGTCTGGAAAATCCTAAAATCAAGGCTGATGTCTCTTCGCAACTTAAACTCTCTGAACTTGAAAAGTGGGGTTACAAATCTGATTTTAAATCAATTGATGGAATTGCAACTTATGAAGTGATTTATCATGGGAATGTAGGTGTTAAAAACAATATTGATTACGATATTGCAATGGCTAAAAAGTCGGCAGATATATTTATAGAAAACTTAAGTCTAAAAGTGGATGAGCAGATCCCAAAACTCTCAAACTCTACTATAAAATTAAAAGTTATTAATGACCATATAGATATTGAACGTTTGGAAGGCACTCTTGCTGAAGAAAGTAAATTTAAATTTGTTGGTGCAATAGAAAATGTGTTCTCATACCTTTTCTTAAAAAATTCACCTCTAAAAATTGCAGGTGAATTTAACTCCAAATGGATGATATTTGATGAATTAATGCAAGTCGATAGTACTTCAGAGGGTAACACAAATGAGGTGAAAGCTGTAGAACTTCCTGAAGATATCATTGCCAATGTGAAATTTAACTTAGATGATTTTACATATGACCGCTTTCACATGCGGAATTTTCACAGCAGTATTAAATATAAAAATAAAAAACTAAACGTCAATAACATTGAGTTAGAAACTATGTCAGGGAAAATCACTTCTAACCTTACATTTGAACAGTTAAGAAGTGGGAAAATGAGGCTAATAAGCACAACATTACTTGATAATATCAATGTGCGACAACTATTTTATGAATTCCATAATTTTGGACAAAACACCATGAGGCATAAGCACCTAAAAGGTAAAATAGACTCAGAAATTTATCTGCGAAATGAATGGGACAAGTACTTTACTCCTATTGATAATCACTTATATTCTTTTATAGATGTTAACATTAACAATGGTGAGCTATTGGAGTTTGAACCACTCATGGAAATGTCTGACTACATAAGTGTAAATGAGCTAAAACGAATTAAATTTTCTAACTTGGAGAACCAAATTGAAATAAAAAACAACAAAATTGAAATTCCATTTATGGAAATTTATTCCTCTGCATTAGATATGGCTGGCTCAGGAAGTCATACATTTGATAATGAAATGGATTATGAATTTAAAATTTTGTTGAACGAAATTTTAGGAAATAAGTTCAAAAGAAAACATAAAAAGAAAGTTTCAGAATTTGGTGTAATAGAAGACGATGGTATAAAGGGAATGACTCTTTTTCTCAAAATGAAAGGGTCTGTTGATAATCCTGAGATTTCGTACAATACACTAAAACTGAGAGAATCACTTGACAAGGGCTTCAAAAAAGAAAAGAAAAAATTAAAAGATGTTGTAAAAAGTGAGTTTGGCGACAAACCATCGGAACAGCAAATTGAAGATAAGCCTGACTATGACAGTATCATTGAATGGGAGGAATAAACATATACAGTAAGAAAAAGAATTGGAAAATTATTCT is part of the Flavobacteriales bacterium genome and harbors:
- a CDS encoding gliding motility-associated C-terminal domain-containing protein → MKISDKAKIIAFLLASFFTAIQSNAQCTVNVLQDDECNNNGILEIVPGSGLTPPYTLEVGFPDNSTYNNVFSEDTFLLTGLDGGVYDVTIISGVDTCNIQDTLSEVVFNSSQFTPAFNFNGYNVSCYGVCDGEIYVNIFPSPDPSPETYTIAFYQDTVAGVPFYSIAADNASQTGLCAGDYFILFTSSTGCEIVRSVTLREPDSLHVDENITNVLCNSQFDGEVQIDVSGGVGLKINNSTGNVIDTLDYTFSWTGPNGFTSSSEDITSVEGGDYNLEVTDANGCIYNSVYTVLDTISAIQLTVVSSDSVDCFGESTGSLEVLASGGTAGYQYRIDASAWQAASVFDNLSSGTYTVEAIDVNGCIASLQIEIFEYSQLGIDILTLDTIFCKDTLALFEVDGLGGLLPYQFDLDGVIQSNGVYDNLSDGSYNFTLSDANACEFDTTISIEDISFLSVSTTSTPLSCFNSADANLSVSASQGTTPYTFTVDTLVPSFTSSDSNYYSNLTVGSYNVSVIDGNNCPFNSVIQITEPAQLILSVQSTTTPSCFGLSDGSISINANGGQGTLVYTWTKDGAAFTGATNTQLNIGAGNYTVFATDTAGCTSSILPINISQPSPLVLNTDSSSNPNCFEGSDGFIAVSGSGGTFPYDYTWLGGSTSTNSYINNLEEGIYQVILSDFKNCSDTLTFTLTHPTQMSFNTSVLDVNCFGASTGQISVDVLGGTTPYSSITHEPGSLGVTSSTALNNLTVNQLPSGAYTVTAIDNNSCSFVDTLVIQQNTEITATFTNIVSETCSNSNGAATVNPSGGQSGYSFEWLSSGQLTSTATSLPSGNTLVKITDQLTCEKTVNVFIPKIVDVEIQSVTVTDNLCFGGSDGELEIKALGEALPFTFTLSGIAGSFVSSDTITIIDNLPAGTYTLSVVDTTSCVDTWSQPVTINENPPISLSVNTLLSTSTLTCNGADNGKLFLDISGGNPFPGNYYWLFVNDPGFSQQITVDSITGLSAGVYDLSVQDANGCVAQTSYEIFEPAPLSVSHIVTSALCNSSSDGEVLVIANGGTPGYTISSLPSSVTVTVVSADTFLLTGLSEGMYFYDLEDSNGCELLNNSFYVGEPAELEITGVSSTQESCLGWDATANVNIIGGVGSYTILWTYDDAYQLPLLLQDGSLNPTSQSSNPQNLTDGLIYVHVWDINSCYTIDSVFISQTSSPDLVLIGAVNNLCYNDTDGQISLNATGGTPFYEFSINGGVSWQNLSTFQNLAGGTYNATVRDSLGCTDELENIEILTPEPISVSISSEDVSCTSASDGSASVVTVSGGTVSSGVYGFSWQNSQGINLWPANLSAVNPTVNGLLPGSYQLEVEDDNGCTTVYSPVTIGEPSPITVDLSILSDYNGVDISCFGYSDAVILANAGGGTGLYTFEWFNSTNPNDIRTFTSAAFDTLSLIPQDVYSVTVTDDRGCTAEDNITVNQPDQITVGFENVTNVRCEGNNDGQATATYTGGLGFGNYAVSWFDSDANVISLIAQATNLSAGNYSATYTDNNGCVGTGSISIDYSELFSINNSEDTTSVSCLGDIDGTFNFNVSGGWLPYTFDWNDPLNQQSATAVGLAPGEWYTNIITDANNCVLVDSVYVTSPIDVVEVSTYSITDNDCYEDNSGAITVEVIGGTPTYQFEWSGANGTVGNTQNINGLSKGTYNLVVTDLYGCEHTSTYTVDGPDSPLLINSIVTTNVSCNGLEDGTASLTGQITGGTTPYVNIDWDGENPSTLAAGNYTVIVTDDNGCTKSSSFTIYEPDAYSVSLDVINEYCEGQNGSILVQTTGATPSNTGNYNYDITPISGISPSFDYQSSSATQSDIIVDFPSVNDVADTLFLLTVTDDNGCEFTQEVEIHPARVFNYNEVLNVCHGDSISVDGSMFAEYDSYSWSISPSQELFTNGAQLGLIVNNSSTITVEVENLSSSCSFTDELNIQVLNPVIVANDDIGITRGEALTLSISEGEAPYLWSTDESTSSIDVSPLITTNYVAYALDTVTGCIGNDTIRVFVGMNEGFSPNADGYNDTWEISYLNQYESVKVQIFNRWGASIWESSSPNILNWDGKYNGNDLPIGTYYYIISFEDDINKEPLTGPVTIVR
- a CDS encoding T9SS type A sorting domain-containing protein; translated protein: MKKLLLLSLFLVSQVVFGQCDGRYQDEIFSNISKTTVEYTDVYDWSSSDSGLDMDIYQAVGDTATNRPLIVFAHGGVYVAGNKDNPPMISLCEAFAKPCYFTASIQYRLTSTVSLISPNASEILTQTVINSISDMKAAVRFFRKDFSENGNSYGINPDQIFVGGYSAGAVTAVHLSAVDSDDIPNDLQEFFDNSGGIEGNSGNEGYSSEVIGAISLAGAIQSLAFFDSEDEPIVSVHASDDNTVSYECDNALGNDAFPILCGSGEIHTTLETLGVQNDLYTFNSGGHAAPITNISQTAVPFISDFLYNIICETVSVDAVGLTSTKIYPNPTTEVLNIDSDVEFDRIVIFDNFGRKVMQSKIRDLQSKISTKVLTNGLYYLQIFNQSSLLSSEKVIKTSLN
- the metG gene encoding methionine--tRNA ligase — translated: MTKKRYTVTSALPYANGPLHIGHIAGAYLPADIYVRYRRAKQQDVVFICGSDEHGAAITLRAKKEGVEPQEIVDRYHELNKESFADFGIDFDIYHRTSDPLHHKTSQDFFSELNKKGAFTQKISEQFYDEEHSQFLADRYIVGSCPKCGYDSAYGDQCEKCGSALSPSELLNPKSTLSGNKPVKKETKHWYLPMQDHADWLKNWIENGELDGVQKHDPSQWRSQVIGQCKSWIDGGLRERAMTRDLDWGVKVPIKGEDGKVLYVWLDAPIGYISATKQWAKDNGKEWADYWQNDAELIHFIGKDNIVFHAIIFPILLKVHGGFVLPKNVPANEFLNLEGQKLSTSRNWAIWLHEYLKDFEGQQDVLRYALCSTAPESKDTDFTWSDFQTRNNSELVGIFGNFINRVVVLTNKYWEGKVPARHELDNYDQSILDEMNDFPQKIGELIEKYKLREALTELMNLARLGNKYLADTEPWKLKKTDEKRTETILNIALQIANHLMVLSEPFLPFTSNKMHKILQLKKSSWDEIMSVDAGHQIGKASLLFSKIEDVQIEQQMAKLGNE
- a CDS encoding LD-carboxypeptidase, which gives rise to MTLKEGYIKTVQNLKKGDKIGIISTARKINNEELKFAVQLIEKWGLVPVLGQNIYSSDNQYAGNDSQRIEDMQSMLDNSEIKAILCARGGYGSVRIIDRLDFSAFKNRPKWIAGFSDVTVIHSHISNFNVPTLHSTMPINFKSNTAASVDSLKKALFGEDIDIKCVSHPLNKNGKGSGQIVGGNLSILYSLIGSASDIDTEGKILFIEDLDEYLYHIDRMMMSLKRSGKLSFLKGLVVGGMTKMNDNIIPFGKTAEQIILDAVSEYDYPVCFDFPSGHIDNNLALKLGAYVRLDVGKDTLLHYE